The segment GAGGAGACACTGCCCATCGCTAAAGAGCTTTACCTGGGGATCGTTCTTGATCGCGTCTCCGCACGGCCGGTGTTCATGGCCTCGGCTGCAGGCGGTATGGAGATCGAACAAGTCGCGGCGGAAAATCCCGACGCCATCCTGAAAGAGGTAATTGATCCCGGCCTCGGGTTGCTGCCGTATCAGGCGCGCAAGCTGGCTTTCGCTCTCGGGCTCAACGCCAAGCAAGTGCCGCAAGCCGCGCAATTCATGACCGCCCTCTACCGCGCCTTTGAGGATACGGATGCCTCACTTCTGGAGATCAATCCTTTTATCACCACCCAAGACGGCCGCCTTTTCGCGTTGGACGCGAAAATGAATTTCGACGATAACGCGCTCTTCCGCCACAAAGAGATCAAAGATTTACGCGACACCAACGAAGAAGACCCGCTCGAGGTCGAAGCCTCGAAGTACGGGCTGAACTACATCAAGCTCGAAGGCAACGTGGGCTGCATGGTGAACGGCGCCGGGCTTGCGATGGCCACCATGGACATCATCAAATACGCCGGCGGGATGCCCGCGAACTTTCTCGATGTTGGTGGCGGCGCCAGCGCCGAACAGGTGACGCACGCTTTCGAAATCCTGTTGAAAGATCCGCACGTCCGCGCCGTGTTGATCAACATTTTTGGCGGCATCCTGCGCGTAGATACGCTTGCCAACGGTTTAGTGCAGGCGGCGCGCAGCACTAATATTCAGCTTCCGATT is part of the Terriglobales bacterium genome and harbors:
- the sucC gene encoding ADP-forming succinate--CoA ligase subunit beta, encoding MKIHEYQAKEILAKYGVAVPRGKVVTSREEAQAAAHELFGSGASGVVVKAQIHAGGRGKGGGVKIAKSAAEAADIASRMLGMKLVTHQTGPEGREVRRVLIEETLPIAKELYLGIVLDRVSARPVFMASAAGGMEIEQVAAENPDAILKEVIDPGLGLLPYQARKLAFALGLNAKQVPQAAQFMTALYRAFEDTDASLLEINPFITTQDGRLFALDAKMNFDDNALFRHKEIKDLRDTNEEDPLEVEASKYGLNYIKLEGNVGCMVNGAGLAMATMDIIKYAGGMPANFLDVGGGASAEQVTHAFEILLKDPHVRAVLINIFGGILRVDTLANGLVQAARSTNIQLPIVLRLEGTNVEQGREILQQSGINFIVAENMKEAAEKVVAAAGK